The Coffea arabica cultivar ET-39 chromosome 1e, Coffea Arabica ET-39 HiFi, whole genome shotgun sequence genome has a window encoding:
- the LOC113729929 gene encoding serine/arginine-rich splicing factor SR45a isoform X6, translated as MPWLMMSYSRRSRYSLSPSPYRRYDRSVSRSLSRSRSRSRDSSDAENPGNNLYVTGLSTRVTKRELEKHFSTEGTVEDVHLVIDPWSRESRGFGFVTMASVKEADRCIKYLNHSVLEGRVITIEKVSCV; from the exons ATGCCGTGGTTGATG aTGTCATACTCTCGGAGATCAAG GTATTCTCTTTCTCCTTCACCTTACAGGCGATACGATAGGTCGGTTTCAAGGTCCTTGTCAAGGAGCCGATCAAG AAGTCGTGATTCAAGTGATGCTGAGAATCCTGGAAACAACTTGTATGTTACGGGGCTTTCTACCCGAGTCACAAAGAGAGAACTTGAAAAGCATTTTTCAACTGAGGGCACG GTAGAAGATGTCCACCTTGTTATCGATCCATGGTCTCGAGAATCCCGTGGATTTGGTTTTGTGACTATGGCTTCTGTTAAGGAGGCTGATAGATGCATCAAGTATTTGAACCATTCTGTGCTTGAGGGCAGGGTTATAACTATTGAGAAG GTTAGCTGTGTGTAG
- the LOC113729929 gene encoding serine/arginine-rich splicing factor SR45a isoform X3 translates to MPWLMMSYSRRSRRYDRSVSRSLSRSRSRSRDSSDAENPGNNLYVTGLSTRVTKRELEKHFSTEGTVEDVHLVIDPWSRESRGFGFVTMASVKEADRCIKYLNHSVLEGRVITIEKARRRRGRTPTPGRYLGLRTIHGCSRSRSRSPRYSSETYSRSRSRSRSYSPYYGRRYSSGRSRSRSYSPYYSRRRSYSPYYAYYRRKTYSRPRSPYGRSPVSRRDRSYPPYYRDYSPDDRYRRRSRYRSISRSISPRYRRYSRRSYSRSISPRYPRHSRRSYSRSLSPLPRKSSRRSFSRSLSPRRRKGWRRRVSRDSYSSRSSSRSYSASSRSVSRSVTPTSD, encoded by the exons ATGCCGTGGTTGATG aTGTCATACTCTCGGAGATCAAG GCGATACGATAGGTCGGTTTCAAGGTCCTTGTCAAGGAGCCGATCAAG AAGTCGTGATTCAAGTGATGCTGAGAATCCTGGAAACAACTTGTATGTTACGGGGCTTTCTACCCGAGTCACAAAGAGAGAACTTGAAAAGCATTTTTCAACTGAGGGCACG GTAGAAGATGTCCACCTTGTTATCGATCCATGGTCTCGAGAATCCCGTGGATTTGGTTTTGTGACTATGGCTTCTGTTAAGGAGGCTGATAGATGCATCAAGTATTTGAACCATTCTGTGCTTGAGGGCAGGGTTATAACTATTGAGAAG GCCAGGAGACGAAGGGGTAGAACACCTACTCCAGGGAGGTACCTTGGGCTGAGAACTATTCATG GTTGTTCTCGAAGCCGTAGCCGTTCACCTCGGTATTCATCTGAGACATATAGCAGGAGCAGAAGCAGAAGCAGATCTTACTCTCCTTACTATGGTCGTCGGTATTCATCTGGAAGGAGCAGAAGCAGATCATACTCTCCTTACTACAGTCGGCGCAGATCATATTCTCCATACTATGCCTACTACAGACGCAAGACGTACTCCCGGCCACGTTCCCCATATGGCAGGTCACCAGTAAGCAGGCGTGATCGATCTTACCCCCCCTATTACAGAGATTATTCACCTGATGATCGTTACCGAAGAAGAAGTCGATACCGTTCCATTTCACGAAGCATTTCTCCCAGGTACCGGCGATATTCAAGGAGAAGTTATTCGCGCAGCATCTCACCAAGGTATCCAAGGCATTCAAGGAGGAGCTATTCTCGGAGTCTCTCTCCACTGCCTAGGAAGAGCTCAAGGCGGAGCTTCTCGCGTAGCCTTTCACCCAGGCGAAGGAAAGGCTGGAGGAGGAGAGTTTCTCGGGATAGCTATTCTTCAAGGAGCTCTTCAAGAAGTTATAGTGCATCTTCTAGATCTGTTTCAAGATCTGTTACTCCTACATCTGATTGA
- the LOC113729929 gene encoding serine/arginine-rich splicing factor SR45a isoform X1: MPWLMMSYSRRSRYSLSPSPYRRYDRSVSRSLSRSRSRSRDSSDAENPGNNLYVTGLSTRVTKRELEKHFSTEGTVEDVHLVIDPWSRESRGFGFVTMASVKEADRCIKYLNHSVLEGRVITIEKARRRRGRTPTPGRYLGLRTIHGCSRSRSRSPRYSSETYSRSRSRSRSYSPYYGRRYSSGRSRSRSYSPYYSRRRSYSPYYAYYRRKTYSRPRSPYGRSPVSRRDRSYPPYYRDYSPDDRYRRRSRYRSISRSISPRYRRYSRRSYSRSISPRYPRHSRRSYSRSLSPLPRKSSRRSFSRSLSPRRRKGWRRRVSRDSYSSRSSSRSYSASSRSVSRSVTPTSD; encoded by the exons ATGCCGTGGTTGATG aTGTCATACTCTCGGAGATCAAG GTATTCTCTTTCTCCTTCACCTTACAGGCGATACGATAGGTCGGTTTCAAGGTCCTTGTCAAGGAGCCGATCAAG AAGTCGTGATTCAAGTGATGCTGAGAATCCTGGAAACAACTTGTATGTTACGGGGCTTTCTACCCGAGTCACAAAGAGAGAACTTGAAAAGCATTTTTCAACTGAGGGCACG GTAGAAGATGTCCACCTTGTTATCGATCCATGGTCTCGAGAATCCCGTGGATTTGGTTTTGTGACTATGGCTTCTGTTAAGGAGGCTGATAGATGCATCAAGTATTTGAACCATTCTGTGCTTGAGGGCAGGGTTATAACTATTGAGAAG GCCAGGAGACGAAGGGGTAGAACACCTACTCCAGGGAGGTACCTTGGGCTGAGAACTATTCATG GTTGTTCTCGAAGCCGTAGCCGTTCACCTCGGTATTCATCTGAGACATATAGCAGGAGCAGAAGCAGAAGCAGATCTTACTCTCCTTACTATGGTCGTCGGTATTCATCTGGAAGGAGCAGAAGCAGATCATACTCTCCTTACTACAGTCGGCGCAGATCATATTCTCCATACTATGCCTACTACAGACGCAAGACGTACTCCCGGCCACGTTCCCCATATGGCAGGTCACCAGTAAGCAGGCGTGATCGATCTTACCCCCCCTATTACAGAGATTATTCACCTGATGATCGTTACCGAAGAAGAAGTCGATACCGTTCCATTTCACGAAGCATTTCTCCCAGGTACCGGCGATATTCAAGGAGAAGTTATTCGCGCAGCATCTCACCAAGGTATCCAAGGCATTCAAGGAGGAGCTATTCTCGGAGTCTCTCTCCACTGCCTAGGAAGAGCTCAAGGCGGAGCTTCTCGCGTAGCCTTTCACCCAGGCGAAGGAAAGGCTGGAGGAGGAGAGTTTCTCGGGATAGCTATTCTTCAAGGAGCTCTTCAAGAAGTTATAGTGCATCTTCTAGATCTGTTTCAAGATCTGTTACTCCTACATCTGATTGA
- the LOC113729929 gene encoding serine/arginine-rich splicing factor SR45a isoform X5 — MPWLMMSYSRRSRYSLSPSPYRRYDRSVSRSLSRSRSRSRDSSDAENPGNNLYVTGLSTRVTKRELEKHFSTEGTVEDVHLVIDPWSRESRGFGFVTMASVKEADRCIKYLNHSVLEGRVITIEKFLCKQVSCV, encoded by the exons ATGCCGTGGTTGATG aTGTCATACTCTCGGAGATCAAG GTATTCTCTTTCTCCTTCACCTTACAGGCGATACGATAGGTCGGTTTCAAGGTCCTTGTCAAGGAGCCGATCAAG AAGTCGTGATTCAAGTGATGCTGAGAATCCTGGAAACAACTTGTATGTTACGGGGCTTTCTACCCGAGTCACAAAGAGAGAACTTGAAAAGCATTTTTCAACTGAGGGCACG GTAGAAGATGTCCACCTTGTTATCGATCCATGGTCTCGAGAATCCCGTGGATTTGGTTTTGTGACTATGGCTTCTGTTAAGGAGGCTGATAGATGCATCAAGTATTTGAACCATTCTGTGCTTGAGGGCAGGGTTATAACTATTGAGAAG TTTCTTTGCAAGCAGGTTAGCTGTGTGTAG
- the LOC113729929 gene encoding serine/arginine-rich splicing factor SR45a isoform X2, translated as MSYSRRSRYSLSPSPYRRYDRSVSRSLSRSRSRSRDSSDAENPGNNLYVTGLSTRVTKRELEKHFSTEGTVEDVHLVIDPWSRESRGFGFVTMASVKEADRCIKYLNHSVLEGRVITIEKARRRRGRTPTPGRYLGLRTIHGCSRSRSRSPRYSSETYSRSRSRSRSYSPYYGRRYSSGRSRSRSYSPYYSRRRSYSPYYAYYRRKTYSRPRSPYGRSPVSRRDRSYPPYYRDYSPDDRYRRRSRYRSISRSISPRYRRYSRRSYSRSISPRYPRHSRRSYSRSLSPLPRKSSRRSFSRSLSPRRRKGWRRRVSRDSYSSRSSSRSYSASSRSVSRSVTPTSD; from the exons aTGTCATACTCTCGGAGATCAAG GTATTCTCTTTCTCCTTCACCTTACAGGCGATACGATAGGTCGGTTTCAAGGTCCTTGTCAAGGAGCCGATCAAG AAGTCGTGATTCAAGTGATGCTGAGAATCCTGGAAACAACTTGTATGTTACGGGGCTTTCTACCCGAGTCACAAAGAGAGAACTTGAAAAGCATTTTTCAACTGAGGGCACG GTAGAAGATGTCCACCTTGTTATCGATCCATGGTCTCGAGAATCCCGTGGATTTGGTTTTGTGACTATGGCTTCTGTTAAGGAGGCTGATAGATGCATCAAGTATTTGAACCATTCTGTGCTTGAGGGCAGGGTTATAACTATTGAGAAG GCCAGGAGACGAAGGGGTAGAACACCTACTCCAGGGAGGTACCTTGGGCTGAGAACTATTCATG GTTGTTCTCGAAGCCGTAGCCGTTCACCTCGGTATTCATCTGAGACATATAGCAGGAGCAGAAGCAGAAGCAGATCTTACTCTCCTTACTATGGTCGTCGGTATTCATCTGGAAGGAGCAGAAGCAGATCATACTCTCCTTACTACAGTCGGCGCAGATCATATTCTCCATACTATGCCTACTACAGACGCAAGACGTACTCCCGGCCACGTTCCCCATATGGCAGGTCACCAGTAAGCAGGCGTGATCGATCTTACCCCCCCTATTACAGAGATTATTCACCTGATGATCGTTACCGAAGAAGAAGTCGATACCGTTCCATTTCACGAAGCATTTCTCCCAGGTACCGGCGATATTCAAGGAGAAGTTATTCGCGCAGCATCTCACCAAGGTATCCAAGGCATTCAAGGAGGAGCTATTCTCGGAGTCTCTCTCCACTGCCTAGGAAGAGCTCAAGGCGGAGCTTCTCGCGTAGCCTTTCACCCAGGCGAAGGAAAGGCTGGAGGAGGAGAGTTTCTCGGGATAGCTATTCTTCAAGGAGCTCTTCAAGAAGTTATAGTGCATCTTCTAGATCTGTTTCAAGATCTGTTACTCCTACATCTGATTGA
- the LOC113729929 gene encoding serine/arginine-rich splicing factor SR45a isoform X4: MSYSRRSRRYDRSVSRSLSRSRSRSRDSSDAENPGNNLYVTGLSTRVTKRELEKHFSTEGTVEDVHLVIDPWSRESRGFGFVTMASVKEADRCIKYLNHSVLEGRVITIEKARRRRGRTPTPGRYLGLRTIHGCSRSRSRSPRYSSETYSRSRSRSRSYSPYYGRRYSSGRSRSRSYSPYYSRRRSYSPYYAYYRRKTYSRPRSPYGRSPVSRRDRSYPPYYRDYSPDDRYRRRSRYRSISRSISPRYRRYSRRSYSRSISPRYPRHSRRSYSRSLSPLPRKSSRRSFSRSLSPRRRKGWRRRVSRDSYSSRSSSRSYSASSRSVSRSVTPTSD, translated from the exons aTGTCATACTCTCGGAGATCAAG GCGATACGATAGGTCGGTTTCAAGGTCCTTGTCAAGGAGCCGATCAAG AAGTCGTGATTCAAGTGATGCTGAGAATCCTGGAAACAACTTGTATGTTACGGGGCTTTCTACCCGAGTCACAAAGAGAGAACTTGAAAAGCATTTTTCAACTGAGGGCACG GTAGAAGATGTCCACCTTGTTATCGATCCATGGTCTCGAGAATCCCGTGGATTTGGTTTTGTGACTATGGCTTCTGTTAAGGAGGCTGATAGATGCATCAAGTATTTGAACCATTCTGTGCTTGAGGGCAGGGTTATAACTATTGAGAAG GCCAGGAGACGAAGGGGTAGAACACCTACTCCAGGGAGGTACCTTGGGCTGAGAACTATTCATG GTTGTTCTCGAAGCCGTAGCCGTTCACCTCGGTATTCATCTGAGACATATAGCAGGAGCAGAAGCAGAAGCAGATCTTACTCTCCTTACTATGGTCGTCGGTATTCATCTGGAAGGAGCAGAAGCAGATCATACTCTCCTTACTACAGTCGGCGCAGATCATATTCTCCATACTATGCCTACTACAGACGCAAGACGTACTCCCGGCCACGTTCCCCATATGGCAGGTCACCAGTAAGCAGGCGTGATCGATCTTACCCCCCCTATTACAGAGATTATTCACCTGATGATCGTTACCGAAGAAGAAGTCGATACCGTTCCATTTCACGAAGCATTTCTCCCAGGTACCGGCGATATTCAAGGAGAAGTTATTCGCGCAGCATCTCACCAAGGTATCCAAGGCATTCAAGGAGGAGCTATTCTCGGAGTCTCTCTCCACTGCCTAGGAAGAGCTCAAGGCGGAGCTTCTCGCGTAGCCTTTCACCCAGGCGAAGGAAAGGCTGGAGGAGGAGAGTTTCTCGGGATAGCTATTCTTCAAGGAGCTCTTCAAGAAGTTATAGTGCATCTTCTAGATCTGTTTCAAGATCTGTTACTCCTACATCTGATTGA